Proteins encoded within one genomic window of Pristiophorus japonicus isolate sPriJap1 chromosome 11, sPriJap1.hap1, whole genome shotgun sequence:
- the LOC139275716 gene encoding TLR adapter interacting with SLC15A4 on the lysosome-like codes for MLSEGFICGIPYWNEYQAETRVNRNEQKQQNPSEVDMVHELTCISNFTHFSHSDIPNGALSLLERCKTIGRSFRLGAREKKNTPSLPVSKVTPISRQRSLVVDIPGSSSASKETYLVPSCCKSICDNYNDLQIAGDHVLPIDSETSGLTSQSSHEANMVPFLYSSEIPLPMESPKLSAEFPNKPANSDTSCWRNCSAKDKSIIQHSQPLSNSVLNAYLEQKVLELYKQYMMDSMVNSASPTKIMGSELIMSNVDQISMQISREQNMETTKAKDMVISCLLRLASEIQSNELSTPNLQISA; via the coding sequence ATGTTAAGTGAAGGCTTCatctgtggaattccttactgGAATGAATACCAAGCTGAAACCAGAGTTAACAGGAATGAGCAGAAGCAACAAAACCCATCAGAGGTTGACATGGTACATGAGCTGACTTGCATCAGTAATTTTACGCATTTCTCTCACTCCGATATACCAAATGGGGCTCTATCTCTCCTTGAAAGGTGTAAAACTATTGGAAGATCTTTCAGGTTGGGTGCACGAGAAAAAAAGAATACACCTTCACTACCGGTCTCAAAGGTGACACCAATTTCAAGGCAACGATCCCTTGTTGTAGATATTCCAGGAAGCTCCAGTGCGAGCAAGGAAACCTATTTGGTTCCCTCATGTTGTAAAAGTATTTGTGACAATTACAATGACCTGCAGATTGCAGGAGATCATGTGCTACCAATCGATTCCGAAACATCTGGCCTGACATCTCAAAGCAGCCACGAAGCAAATATGGTTCCATTCTTGTATTCGTCGGAAATTCCGCTGCCGATGGAGTCTCCTAAACTGTCAGCAGAGTTCCCAAACAAGCCAGCCAATAGTGACACTTCCTGTTGGCGCAATTGCAGCGCTAAGGACAAAAGCATCATCCAGCATTCTCAACCACTGAGCAACTCTGTGCTCAATGCCTATCTAGAGCAGAAAGTTCTAGAACTGTACAAGCAGTACATGATGGACAGCATGGTGAATAGTGCATCGCCAACAAAAATCATGGGATCAGAGCTCATAATGAGTAACGTTGACCAAATTAGCATGCAGATATCACGAGAGCAGAATATGGAAACTACAAAGGCGAAGGACATGGTTATCAGTTGCCTGTTGCGACTTGCAAGTGAGATACAATCGAATGAACTCAGTACACCAAACTTACAGATATCTGCATGA